In Arachis stenosperma cultivar V10309 unplaced genomic scaffold, arast.V10309.gnm1.PFL2 arast.V10309.gnm1.Scaffold_100025, whole genome shotgun sequence, a genomic segment contains:
- the LOC130959874 gene encoding arginine decarboxylase-like: MPALACCVDAAPLPCPAFAFTGGLSFPAPITFPAAAPPFTTGEINSHWSPSMSAELYNINGWGAPYFTVNSSGNVAVCPHGSATLGHQEIDLLKIVKKATDSISCGGLGLQLPLMVRFPDILKHRLESLQSAFDYAIQSGGYGSHYQGVYPVKCNQDRFIVEDIVKFGSSFRFGLEAGSKPELLLAMSCLCKGSAEGLLVCNGFKDAEYISLALVARKLALNTVIVLEQEEELDMIIDLSKKLCIRPVIGFRAKLRTKHSGHFGSTSGEKGKFGLTTAQIVRVVKKLQILGMLDCLQLLHFHIGSMIPSTSLLADGVSEAAQIYCELVRMGANMRVIDIGGGLGIDYNGSKSSDSDVSVGYGLEEYAAAVVEAVQRVCDKRSVKHPVICSESGRAIVSHQSVLVFEAFGCNSSNAATTNALSSLLGLQYLLEGLSEGVHADYRNLCATAIRGEHDACLLYIEEMKKRCLDEFKEGSLGMEELAGIDGLYDVVRKAVATAEESESVRTYHVNMSVFTSIPDFWGIQQVFPILPIHRLDEKPAVKGVLSDLTCDSDGKVDRFINGESSLPLHEIGDGHKYYLGMFLGGAYQEALGGLHNLFGGPSVVRVSQSDGPQGFAVTSAESGPSCRDVLRAMQHQPELMFETLKHRAFEHLREDSFLTAEAVTSGLAHSFNNTPYLVVASSQS, translated from the coding sequence ATGCCGGCCTTGGCGTGTTGTGTTGATGCGGCACCTCTACCATGTCCCGCCTTTGCATTCACCGGGGGCCTCTCTTTTCCAGCACCGATCACCTTTCCAGCTGCCGCACCTCCCTTCACAACCGGCGAGATCAATTCCCATTGGTCTCCATCCATGTCGGCGGAGCTCTATAACATCAACGGGTGGGGTGCTCCGTATTTTACGGTGAACTCCTCCGGGAACGTGGCGGTGTGCCCCCACGGCTCCGCAACGCTGGGTCACCAGGAGATTGATCTGCTCAAGATCGTGAAGAAAGCCACCGACTCCATCTCATGTGGCGGTCTCGGCCTACAGCTGCCTCTCATGGTTCGCTTCCCTGATATCCTCAAGCACCGCCTCGAATCCCTTCAATCGGCCTTCGACTACGCGATCCAGTCTGGCGGATACGGCTCTCACTATCAGGGGGTCTACCCGGTGAAGTGCAATCAGGACCGGTTCATCGTGGAGGACATCGTGAAATTCGGTTCATCGTTCCGGTTCGGTTTGGAGGCTGGGTCGAAGCCAGAGCTGCTGTTGGCTATGAGCTGTTTGTGCAAAGGCAGCGCAGAAGGTCTTCTTGTTTGCAACGGATTCAAAGACGCAGAGTACATTTCCCTTGCGTTGGTTGCAAGGAAGCTTGCCTTGAACACCGTGATTGTTCTGGAGCAAGAGGAAGAGCTTGACATGATCATCGATCTCAGCAAAAAGCTATGCATCAGACCAGTGATTGGCTTCCGGGCCAAGCTGAGGACCAAGCATTCGGGGCACTTTGGGTCCACTTCGGGAGAGAAGGGCAAGTTTGGGTTAACCACCGCTCAGATTGTGAGGGTTGTGAAGAAGCTTCAAATCTTGGGCATGCTTGATTGCCTGCAGTTGTTGCACTTTCACATTGGCTCTATGATCCCATCCACTTCACTCCTTGCCGATGGAGTTTCGGAGGCTGCACAGATATACTGTGAGCTGGTTCGTATGGGAGCTAACATGAGAGTCATAGACATCGGAGGAGGCCTTGGCATTGATTATAATGGCTCCAAATCCAGCGACTCAGACGTGTCTGTTGGGTACGGCCTTGAAGAGTACGCCGCAGCGGTTGTTGAAGCAGTTCAGCGTGTGTGCGACAAAAGGTCCGTTAAGCACCCTGTAATCTGCAGCGAGAGTGGGAGGGCCATTGTGTCCCATCAATCCGTATTGGTTTTTGAAGCATTTGGTTGCAACAGCAGCAATGCAGCAACCACCAATGCGCTGTCTTCCCTGCTCGGACTACAGTACTTGCTGGAGGGTCTATCAGAGGGCGTTCATGCCGATTACCGCAACCTCTGCGCTACCGCCATTAGAGGCGAGCATGACGCTTGCCTGCTCTACattgaagaaatgaagaagcGATGCCTGGATGAGTTCAAGGAAGGCTCATTGGGTATGGAGGAACTAGCGGGCATTGACGGGTTATATGATGTGGTGAGGAAGGCCGTAGCGACGGCGGAGGAATCGGAATCAGTGAGAACATACCACGTGAACATGTCGGTGTTTACTTCCATTCCCGACTTCTGGGGTATCCAACAGGTGTTCCCCATACTACCCATCCACCGGCTCGACGAGAAGCCCGCCGTGAAGGGGGTGCTCTCGGACTTGACATGCGACAGCGACGGCAAGGTTGACAGGTTTATCAACGGCGAGTCGAGCCTGCCGCTGCATGAAATCGGTGATGGACATAAGTACTACCTGGGAATGTTCTTGGGAGGGGCTTACCAGGAGGCGCTAGGAGGACTCCACAACTTGTTTGGTGGGCCCAGCGTTGTTAGGGTCTCACAGAGCGACGGTCCCCAGGGCTTTGCTGTCACCAGTGCCGAGTCGGGGCCATCGTGCAGAGACGTCCTCCGAGCCATGCAGCACCAGCCCGAGCTCATGTTCGAGACTCTCAAGCACCGGGCCTTCGAGCACTTGCGGGAAGATAGCTTCTTGACCGCTGAGGCGGTTACCAGTGGCCTCGCCCACTCCTTCAACAACACGCCTTATTTGGTGGTAGCGTCGTCTCAGTCATAG